One region of Salinirubrum litoreum genomic DNA includes:
- a CDS encoding flippase-like domain-containing protein, with translation MSRPVEVSVVLPAYNEEATIEETVRVTLDSLAAFLPPDSFEVLVAEDGCDDRTPDIADRLAREDDRVRHFHSDTRLGRGGALDRAFAAADGETLVYFDTDLATDMSHLEHLVESVRSGEYDVATGSRWMPGQRVDRPAKRGVPSRGFNVLVRLFLRSDLRDHQCGFKAFSREAFEILRDEVEDEHWFWDTEMLVRAQRHGLRVEEFPVEWEPKGDTKVDLVRDVFGMGSQILRTWWQLSVSPRITTPVTVVAGLLLSVVALGLMTVYIDVDAVLGALRSADPALVGLAAAVYVLSWPLRGLRYRDILRELDYEGSVGFLTGAVFISQTGNLVFPARAGDAVRAYVVKARRAVPYPTGFASLAVERVFDLLTITVLAGSVLVGLAVTGGVGELAAAVSGNVPGVEAAAIRTAVQVAVGVGAVALVAVGAIVVSARSDSNLVRAAVSRLSSDSYADYVAGVIEQFVGGVQTVAGDRGAFARVGVSSVVIWTLDVITAMIVLRAFAAGAALSLPLLLTVGFFAVSVGNLAKVLPLSPGGIGLYEAAFTAFVVILTPPGLGPEVAFAAGILDHAVKNVVTVIGGVLSMLGLNVSLTQAVEESSEAEGVEAKLPDDD, from the coding sequence ATGAGCCGCCCCGTCGAGGTGAGCGTCGTCCTCCCCGCGTACAACGAGGAGGCGACAATCGAGGAGACGGTCCGCGTCACTCTCGACAGCCTCGCCGCCTTTCTCCCGCCGGACAGCTTCGAGGTTCTCGTCGCCGAAGACGGCTGTGACGACCGCACGCCCGACATCGCCGACCGCCTCGCACGCGAGGACGACCGCGTCCGCCACTTCCACAGCGACACTCGACTCGGTCGCGGGGGCGCACTCGACCGCGCGTTCGCGGCCGCCGACGGCGAGACGCTGGTCTACTTCGACACCGACCTCGCCACCGACATGAGCCACCTCGAACACCTCGTCGAGTCGGTCCGCTCTGGCGAGTACGACGTGGCCACCGGGTCGCGCTGGATGCCCGGCCAACGGGTCGACCGCCCCGCGAAACGCGGGGTCCCGAGTCGAGGCTTCAACGTCCTCGTGCGCCTGTTCCTGCGCTCCGACCTGCGGGACCACCAGTGCGGGTTCAAGGCCTTCTCGCGGGAAGCCTTCGAAATCCTCCGCGACGAGGTGGAGGACGAACACTGGTTCTGGGACACCGAGATGCTCGTGCGCGCGCAGCGCCACGGCCTGCGTGTCGAGGAGTTCCCGGTCGAGTGGGAACCGAAGGGCGACACGAAGGTCGACCTCGTCCGGGACGTGTTCGGGATGGGGAGTCAGATCCTCCGGACGTGGTGGCAACTCTCCGTGAGTCCCCGGATCACGACTCCCGTGACGGTCGTGGCCGGCCTCCTGCTGTCGGTCGTCGCACTCGGCCTCATGACCGTCTACATCGACGTGGACGCGGTGCTCGGGGCGCTCCGCAGCGCCGACCCTGCGCTCGTGGGCCTCGCGGCGGCCGTCTACGTCCTGTCGTGGCCGCTCCGGGGACTTCGCTACCGCGACATCCTCAGGGAGTTGGACTACGAGGGGAGCGTCGGCTTCCTCACGGGGGCAGTGTTCATCAGTCAGACCGGTAACCTCGTGTTTCCCGCGCGGGCGGGCGACGCGGTCCGTGCCTACGTCGTCAAAGCGCGCCGAGCAGTTCCGTATCCGACCGGCTTCGCCTCTCTCGCGGTCGAGCGGGTCTTCGACCTGCTGACGATCACGGTGCTGGCGGGGAGCGTGCTCGTCGGCCTCGCCGTCACCGGCGGCGTCGGCGAACTCGCGGCGGCGGTCTCCGGGAACGTCCCCGGCGTCGAGGCGGCCGCCATCCGGACTGCGGTGCAGGTCGCGGTCGGCGTCGGCGCGGTCGCACTCGTCGCCGTCGGCGCAATCGTCGTCAGCGCCCGGTCCGACAGCAATCTGGTCCGGGCCGCCGTCTCCCGACTCTCCTCGGACTCCTACGCCGACTACGTGGCCGGGGTGATCGAGCAGTTCGTCGGCGGCGTCCAGACCGTCGCCGGCGACCGGGGCGCGTTCGCCCGCGTCGGCGTCTCCAGCGTCGTCATCTGGACGCTCGACGTGATCACAGCGATGATCGTCCTGCGGGCGTTCGCGGCGGGCGCGGCGCTGTCGCTGCCTCTCTTGCTGACGGTCGGCTTCTTCGCGGTCAGCGTCGGCAACCTCGCCAAGGTGCTCCCCCTCTCGCCCGGGGGGATCGGACTCTACGAGGCCGCTTTCACCGCGTTCGTCGTCATCCTGACGCCGCCCGGTCTCGGCCCCGAAGTGGCCTTCGCGGCCGGCATCCTCGACCACGCGGTCAAGAACGTCGTGACCGTGATCGGCGGCGTGCTCTCGATGCTCGGACTGAACGTCTCGCTGACGCAGGCCGTCGAGGAGAGTTCCGAGGCGGAGGGTGTCGAGGCCAAACTGCCGGACGACGACTGA
- a CDS encoding amino acid permease, producing MSAEGGELERTLGFLEAMTLGGGTMIGAGIFILPGIAAESAGPASAISYAIAGFVALLAALSLSELATGMPIAGGSYHYVNRALGGLFGSVVGWGMWTGLMFASAFYMIGFGQYLVEPIPFLDGRVFVVGLGLVGLILLLGVNYYGTEESSAFQNVTIGAETLIILVFVAVGVFFIDPANLDPFAPFGAGGVVATTGIVFISFLGFEIIATVAGEIKNPSRIIPLSMILSVVLVTILYVLVMLVSTGVIPFQSLGESPIPVSDVAVVYLGPAGVVAIVFAAIIAAISSSNSSILAASRVIYAMGRDGVVTDWLNVSHPRFYTPHRAIAATGGVTTILILVGLEVETIIALLAEAASFSFLVAYSLVHVSLVVFRRADPDDYEPSFALPRPLYPAVPILGVVLSLVVVSQMATVVVLIGSGIVALGLVWYAAYARGRVVNEGLLGEAIRGRPGEPYRVVVPVANPATQRGLLRLAAASAHANADGRGAELVAVNVTPVAHPSPFQNVEADRDEHQRDLLQNARDIASEMDVTLRTRAVVAADVGTAILDVLDEEAADEVVLGWDGVFDRDGHRFGATVDPVVHEAPCDVSLVDLRRETVGTPLGLVAEDANAPVVAHQAVEFAAVEDTVPTLLTVQSPDDGGDTDPETRGRAVVTEAATAAGLDPDEYEVQVVVADVDVGQAVVEAAAEYDTVCVGFSEHTERSHVPVGAVTERVARDVAGTVALVRGATAGGDGTQ from the coding sequence ATGAGCGCCGAGGGCGGGGAACTCGAACGGACGCTCGGCTTCCTCGAAGCCATGACACTCGGCGGCGGGACGATGATCGGTGCGGGCATCTTCATCCTGCCGGGCATCGCCGCCGAGAGCGCCGGTCCCGCGAGCGCCATCTCGTACGCCATCGCCGGCTTCGTCGCGTTGCTGGCGGCGCTGTCCCTCTCGGAACTGGCGACCGGGATGCCCATCGCCGGCGGGAGCTACCACTACGTCAACCGGGCGCTCGGCGGCCTGTTCGGGTCGGTCGTCGGCTGGGGGATGTGGACCGGCTTGATGTTCGCCAGCGCGTTCTACATGATCGGCTTCGGCCAGTACCTCGTCGAACCCATCCCCTTCCTCGACGGGCGGGTGTTCGTCGTCGGCCTCGGACTCGTCGGCCTGATACTCCTGCTCGGGGTCAACTACTACGGGACCGAGGAGTCGAGCGCCTTCCAGAACGTCACCATCGGGGCCGAGACACTCATCATCCTCGTCTTCGTCGCGGTCGGCGTCTTCTTCATCGACCCCGCGAACCTCGACCCGTTCGCACCCTTCGGCGCTGGCGGGGTCGTCGCCACGACCGGCATCGTCTTCATCTCGTTTCTCGGCTTCGAGATCATCGCCACCGTCGCGGGCGAGATCAAGAACCCCAGTCGGATCATCCCGCTGTCGATGATCCTCTCGGTCGTGCTGGTGACGATCCTCTACGTCCTCGTGATGCTGGTCAGCACCGGCGTGATCCCCTTCCAGTCGCTCGGCGAGTCACCCATCCCCGTCTCGGACGTGGCTGTCGTCTACCTCGGTCCCGCCGGGGTGGTCGCCATCGTCTTCGCCGCGATCATCGCTGCCATCTCCAGTTCGAACTCCTCGATCCTCGCGGCCTCGCGGGTCATCTACGCGATGGGCCGAGACGGCGTCGTGACCGACTGGCTCAACGTCAGCCACCCGCGTTTCTACACGCCACACCGCGCCATCGCGGCGACCGGCGGCGTGACGACGATTCTGATCCTCGTCGGCCTGGAGGTGGAGACGATCATCGCGCTCTTGGCCGAGGCGGCCAGTTTCAGCTTCCTCGTCGCCTACTCGCTCGTCCACGTCTCGCTCGTCGTCTTCCGGCGGGCCGACCCGGACGACTACGAGCCCTCCTTCGCGCTCCCGCGTCCGCTCTACCCGGCCGTGCCGATTCTCGGTGTGGTGCTGTCGCTCGTCGTCGTCTCGCAGATGGCGACCGTCGTCGTCCTCATCGGGTCGGGCATCGTCGCACTCGGACTCGTCTGGTACGCCGCCTACGCTCGCGGGCGTGTCGTGAACGAGGGGCTGCTCGGCGAGGCGATTCGCGGGCGACCCGGCGAACCGTACCGCGTGGTCGTCCCGGTGGCGAACCCGGCGACCCAGCGCGGCCTCCTCCGACTGGCGGCGGCCAGCGCGCACGCCAACGCGGACGGGCGCGGTGCCGAACTCGTCGCGGTCAACGTGACGCCGGTGGCCCACCCGTCGCCGTTCCAGAACGTCGAGGCCGACCGCGACGAACACCAGCGCGACCTCCTCCAGAACGCCCGCGACATCGCCAGCGAGATGGACGTCACCCTCCGGACGCGGGCGGTCGTCGCCGCGGACGTCGGCACGGCGATTCTCGACGTGCTCGACGAGGAGGCGGCCGACGAGGTCGTCCTCGGCTGGGACGGGGTGTTCGACCGCGACGGCCACCGCTTCGGCGCGACCGTCGACCCCGTGGTACACGAGGCACCCTGTGACGTCTCGCTCGTGGACCTCAGACGAGAGACCGTCGGGACGCCGCTCGGACTCGTCGCCGAGGACGCCAACGCGCCCGTGGTCGCACATCAAGCCGTGGAGTTCGCGGCCGTCGAGGACACCGTCCCGACACTGCTGACCGTCCAGTCGCCCGACGACGGCGGCGACACCGACCCCGAGACGCGAGGCAGAGCAGTCGTCACCGAGGCGGCGACTGCGGCGGGACTCGACCCCGACGAGTACGAGGTGCAGGTCGTCGTCGCCGACGTCGACGTCGGGCAGGCCGTCGTCGAGGCGGCCGCCGAGTACGACACCGTCTGCGTCGGGTTCTCGGAGCACACCGAGCGCAGCCACGTCCCGGTCGGTGCCGTCACCGAACGGGTCGCACGCGACGTCGCGGGGACCGTCGCGCTGGTCCGTGGCGCGACGGCGGGCGGCGACGGGACTCAGTAG
- the yjjX gene encoding inosine/xanthosine triphosphatase, protein MRVGVGSGNPVKRRAVTRVVVDDATVESVPVESGVGEQPRGHAETIEGAETRAANVLVADSDYDFGVGIEGGVAEFEGTDGLFLVMWAAVTDGGRVGHGAGPSLRLPTSIAERVRDGAELGPVMDDVLGTEGIAEREGAAGALTDGRIDREEALSTAVAGALGPFVTDFY, encoded by the coding sequence ATGCGAGTTGGCGTGGGGAGCGGGAACCCGGTGAAACGTCGCGCAGTGACGCGAGTCGTCGTCGACGACGCGACAGTCGAGTCCGTCCCGGTCGAATCCGGCGTCGGTGAACAGCCACGCGGCCACGCGGAGACCATCGAGGGCGCGGAGACCCGCGCCGCCAACGTCCTCGTGGCCGACTCCGACTACGACTTCGGCGTCGGCATCGAGGGGGGCGTCGCGGAGTTCGAGGGCACCGACGGGCTGTTTCTGGTCATGTGGGCGGCCGTCACCGACGGGGGGAGGGTCGGCCACGGTGCCGGACCGAGTCTCCGACTCCCGACGTCCATCGCGGAGCGAGTCAGAGACGGCGCGGAACTCGGGCCGGTGATGGACGACGTCCTCGGCACCGAGGGCATCGCAGAACGTGAAGGTGCGGCCGGCGCACTGACCGACGGGCGGATCGACCGCGAGGAAGCGCTCTCGACCGCCGTGGCCGGCGCACTCGGCCCGTTCGTCACCGACTTCTACTGA
- a CDS encoding cobalamin-binding protein: MDESDGSAGSRTHRGGTPRHDTPRSDGPRVVSLAPSATATLSAMGAGEVVVGVTDHCSLDRPSVGGWLTPDYDRLAALDPDLVVTCDDLQASIRDELRDQGFEVVHTEPTTLSEVVESFAELGETVGRSEAGRRLADDCRDRLGAVREAVPDDPAERPTVYCEEWSDPPMAAGNWVPEAVETAGGRYPFCESGERSREVTAEEVSGADPDHVVLHVCGHGESTDPETVSARGWDLDAEVHVLHDDLLNQPSPALIDGVERLAGLFSAFDPQFTGADSAK, translated from the coding sequence ATGGACGAGTCAGACGGGTCTGCCGGGTCTCGGACGCATCGCGGTGGGACGCCTCGTCACGACACCCCGCGCAGCGACGGTCCGCGTGTCGTCTCGCTCGCGCCGAGTGCGACGGCGACCCTCTCGGCGATGGGTGCCGGCGAGGTGGTCGTCGGCGTGACCGACCACTGCTCGCTCGACCGCCCCTCGGTCGGCGGGTGGCTCACGCCCGACTACGACCGACTCGCCGCCCTCGATCCGGACCTCGTCGTGACCTGTGACGATCTACAGGCGTCGATCCGTGACGAACTGCGGGACCAGGGCTTCGAGGTGGTCCACACCGAACCGACGACCCTCTCGGAGGTGGTCGAGTCCTTCGCGGAACTCGGCGAGACAGTCGGCAGGTCCGAGGCGGGTCGCCGACTCGCAGACGACTGCCGGGACCGACTCGGGGCCGTCCGCGAGGCGGTCCCCGACGACCCGGCCGAGCGCCCGACGGTCTACTGCGAGGAGTGGTCGGACCCGCCGATGGCCGCCGGGAACTGGGTCCCCGAGGCGGTCGAGACGGCCGGCGGGCGGTACCCGTTCTGCGAATCGGGCGAGCGCTCGCGGGAGGTGACGGCCGAGGAAGTCTCGGGAGCCGACCCAGACCACGTCGTGCTCCACGTCTGCGGTCACGGCGAGTCGACCGACCCCGAGACGGTCAGCGCGCGGGGGTGGGACCTCGACGCCGAGGTGCACGTCCTCCACGACGACCTGTTGAACCAGCCGAGTCCCGCGCTCATCGACGGTGTCGAGCGACTCGCGGGGCTGTTCTCCGCGTTCGACCCACAGTTCACCGGGGCCGACAGCGCGAAGTAG
- a CDS encoding transcription initiation factor IIB — MSEHITTRRRTQETEQTTEDDGQLRCPECSGNVVSDDEHGETVCADCGLVITEDSVDRGPEWRAFDSKEKDQKSRVGAPTTNTMHDKGLSTNIDWRNKDAYGNSLGARQRQKMQRLRKWNERFRTRDSKERNLKQALGEIDRMASALGLPENVRETASVIYRRALDEDLLPGRSIEGVATSCVYAAARMAGVPRSLDEIADVSRVEKSEVARTYRYVVRELKLEVKPADPESYVPRFASELGLSDESEHRARSLLKNAKEQGVHSGKSPVGLAAAAVYAAALLTNEKTTQAAVSEVADISEVTIRNRYHELLEAEEGLGLA, encoded by the coding sequence ATGAGCGAACACATCACCACCCGACGCCGAACACAGGAGACGGAACAGACGACCGAAGACGACGGTCAGCTCCGCTGTCCGGAGTGTAGCGGGAACGTGGTATCGGACGACGAACACGGCGAGACGGTCTGTGCAGACTGTGGGCTCGTCATCACCGAAGACTCGGTCGACCGCGGCCCGGAGTGGCGCGCGTTCGACTCGAAGGAGAAGGACCAGAAGTCCCGCGTCGGTGCGCCGACGACGAACACGATGCACGACAAGGGCCTGTCGACCAACATCGACTGGCGCAACAAGGACGCCTACGGCAACTCGCTGGGTGCCCGCCAGCGCCAGAAGATGCAGCGCCTCCGCAAGTGGAACGAGCGCTTCCGCACCCGCGACTCGAAGGAGCGCAACCTGAAGCAGGCGCTCGGCGAGATCGACCGGATGGCCTCCGCGCTCGGTCTGCCGGAGAACGTCCGCGAGACGGCCTCGGTCATCTACCGCCGCGCACTCGACGAGGACCTGCTCCCCGGTCGCTCCATCGAGGGCGTCGCCACCTCGTGTGTCTACGCCGCCGCCCGCATGGCCGGCGTCCCGCGCTCGTTAGACGAGATCGCAGACGTGTCCCGCGTCGAGAAGAGCGAGGTCGCCCGGACCTACCGGTACGTCGTCCGGGAACTCAAACTCGAAGTGAAGCCGGCCGACCCCGAGAGCTACGTGCCGCGCTTCGCCTCCGAACTCGGTCTCTCCGACGAGTCGGAACACCGCGCCCGCAGTCTCCTGAAGAACGCGAAAGAGCAGGGCGTCCACTCGGGTAAGTCGCCGGTCGGCCTCGCGGCCGCCGCCGTCTACGCCGCCGCGCTCCTGACGAACGAGAAGACGACGCAGGCCGCCGTCTCGGAGGTCGCGGACATCTCCGAGGTCACGATCCGGAACCGGTACCACGAACTGCTCGAAGCCGAGGAAGGCCTCGGGCTGGCCTGA
- a CDS encoding LeuA family protein, translating into MASDETRCHTTTRRIRRLPRRIEFFQGTLDATSEIDAVRVFDTTLRDGEQSPRTSFSYEDKREIAAVLDEMGTHVIEAGFPVNSDAEFEAVRDIASSTDTTTCGLARVVDKDVEAAIDSGVELIHVFASTSDVQIEDSMHSTREEVVERSIRAVERVKESGATCMFSPMDATRTDESYLIEVIEAVSDAGTDWINIPDTCGVATPTRFGKMVRTVCDHTDARVDVHTHDDFGLAAANALAGFEAGADQAQVSVNGIGERAGNAAYEEVVMAAESIYGVDTGIDTTRITELSRLVEDRSEMPVPANKPVVGKNAFSHESGIHAAGVIENSDTFEPGVMTPEMVGATREFVLGKHTGTNSVRKRLEDAGYSPTDSEVRTVTRRVKDFGAEKQRVTMSELERFAREVGIERREEVRA; encoded by the coding sequence GTGGCGTCGGACGAGACACGATGTCATACAACGACACGGAGGATTCGTCGGCTACCCCGGCGGATCGAGTTCTTCCAGGGCACACTGGACGCAACTTCTGAGATAGACGCAGTACGGGTTTTCGACACCACGCTCCGCGACGGGGAGCAGTCACCACGAACGTCGTTCAGCTACGAGGACAAACGCGAGATAGCGGCAGTGCTGGACGAGATGGGCACCCACGTCATCGAGGCGGGGTTCCCGGTGAACTCCGACGCGGAGTTCGAGGCGGTGCGCGACATCGCCTCGTCGACCGACACCACCACGTGTGGACTGGCCCGCGTCGTGGACAAGGACGTAGAGGCGGCCATCGACTCCGGCGTCGAACTCATCCACGTCTTCGCGAGCACGTCCGACGTGCAGATCGAAGACTCGATGCACTCGACCCGCGAGGAGGTCGTCGAGCGATCCATCCGGGCGGTCGAGCGTGTGAAAGAGTCGGGGGCGACCTGCATGTTCTCCCCGATGGACGCGACGCGGACCGACGAGTCGTACCTGATCGAGGTGATCGAGGCGGTCAGCGACGCCGGCACCGACTGGATCAACATCCCCGACACCTGCGGGGTGGCGACGCCGACGCGGTTCGGGAAGATGGTCCGGACGGTCTGTGACCACACCGACGCCCGCGTGGACGTGCACACCCACGACGACTTCGGGCTGGCCGCCGCGAACGCGCTGGCCGGCTTCGAGGCCGGGGCGGATCAGGCGCAGGTGTCGGTCAACGGGATCGGCGAACGCGCCGGCAACGCGGCCTACGAGGAGGTCGTCATGGCGGCCGAGTCGATCTACGGGGTCGACACCGGCATCGACACGACCCGGATCACCGAACTCTCCCGACTGGTCGAGGACCGCTCGGAGATGCCCGTGCCGGCGAACAAGCCGGTCGTGGGGAAGAACGCCTTCTCTCACGAGTCGGGTATCCACGCCGCCGGGGTCATCGAGAACTCCGACACCTTCGAGCCGGGCGTGATGACGCCCGAGATGGTCGGCGCGACACGCGAGTTCGTGCTGGGCAAACACACCGGGACGAACTCGGTCCGGAAGCGACTGGAGGACGCCGGCTACTCGCCGACCGACAGCGAGGTCCGCACCGTCACGCGACGCGTGAAGGACTTCGGTGCGGAGAAACAGCGAGTGACGATGAGCGAACTGGAGCGGTTCGCCCGCGAGGTCGGCATCGAGCGGCGCGAGGAGGTACGGGCCTGA
- the ilvB gene encoding biosynthetic-type acetolactate synthase large subunit has protein sequence MSERATPEATDESSAEQADGTADAPTETTATADQTPEERAADRPVTTGAESVIRALENAGAEAAFGVQGGAIMPVYDALYHSDSIRHVTMAHEQGAAHAADAYGVVAGVPGVCLATSGPGATNLVTGIADADMDSDAMLALTGQVPSDMVGSDAFQETDTTGVTAPITKHNYFADDPDTAGDMVGEAFALSEAGRPGPTLVDLPKNATLGETDREPGPATTPKNYNPETEATAEAVDAAARAIESADKPLLLFGGGVVKGDATETARQFAVDHGIPVATTMPAIGSMPEDHDLCLSWAGMHGTGYANMAITHTDCLIAVGCRFDDRLTGGVDTFAPEAEVVHVDIDPAEISKNVHADYPLIGDAGTVLEQVDAELAHSPDATEWREQCRQWKEDYPMDYATPEDEPLKPQFVVECLDAATGDDAIVTTGVGQHQMWAGQYWTFREPRTWVSSHGLGTMGYGLPAAIGARLAADDDQEVVCIDGDGSFLMTMQELSVAVREELDITVAVLNNEYIGMVRQWQDAFFERRRMAAEYNWVPEFDKLAEAFGARGWRVDEYDQVADAIEEAVAYDGPSVIDFHVDPETNVYPMVASGGANGQFALTEDQL, from the coding sequence ATGAGCGAACGAGCGACCCCCGAAGCGACCGACGAGAGTTCGGCCGAGCAGGCCGACGGGACCGCCGACGCTCCGACCGAGACGACGGCGACCGCCGACCAGACACCCGAGGAACGGGCCGCCGACCGGCCCGTGACGACCGGCGCGGAGTCGGTCATCCGGGCGCTGGAGAACGCCGGTGCCGAGGCGGCCTTCGGCGTGCAGGGCGGGGCGATCATGCCCGTCTACGACGCGCTGTACCACTCCGACTCCATCCGCCACGTGACGATGGCCCACGAGCAGGGGGCGGCCCACGCGGCCGACGCCTACGGGGTCGTCGCAGGCGTGCCGGGCGTCTGTCTCGCCACGTCGGGGCCGGGCGCGACGAACCTCGTCACCGGCATCGCCGACGCCGACATGGACTCCGACGCGATGCTCGCGTTGACCGGACAGGTGCCGAGCGACATGGTCGGCTCCGACGCCTTCCAGGAGACGGACACCACCGGCGTCACCGCGCCGATCACGAAGCACAACTACTTCGCCGACGACCCAGACACGGCCGGGGACATGGTCGGCGAGGCGTTCGCCCTCTCGGAAGCAGGACGGCCGGGCCCGACGCTCGTCGACCTGCCGAAGAACGCGACGCTCGGCGAGACCGACCGCGAACCGGGGCCGGCGACGACGCCGAAGAACTACAACCCGGAGACGGAAGCGACGGCCGAGGCGGTCGACGCGGCCGCCCGGGCCATCGAGTCGGCCGACAAACCGCTGCTGCTGTTCGGCGGCGGCGTCGTGAAGGGCGACGCGACCGAGACCGCCCGGCAGTTCGCCGTCGACCACGGGATTCCGGTGGCGACGACGATGCCGGCGATCGGTTCCATGCCGGAGGACCACGACCTCTGTCTGTCGTGGGCCGGGATGCACGGCACCGGCTACGCGAACATGGCGATCACGCACACCGACTGCCTGATCGCCGTGGGCTGTCGGTTCGACGACCGCCTGACCGGCGGCGTCGACACCTTCGCGCCCGAAGCCGAGGTCGTCCACGTCGACATCGACCCGGCCGAGATCAGCAAGAACGTCCACGCGGACTACCCGCTGATCGGCGACGCCGGGACGGTGCTCGAACAGGTCGACGCCGAACTCGCACACTCGCCGGACGCGACCGAGTGGCGCGAGCAGTGTCGCCAGTGGAAGGAGGACTACCCGATGGACTACGCGACGCCCGAGGACGAACCCCTGAAACCGCAGTTCGTCGTCGAGTGTCTGGACGCCGCGACCGGGGACGACGCCATCGTGACGACCGGCGTCGGCCAGCACCAGATGTGGGCCGGCCAGTACTGGACCTTCCGCGAGCCGCGCACGTGGGTCTCCAGTCACGGACTGGGGACGATGGGGTACGGTCTCCCTGCGGCAATCGGTGCACGACTGGCCGCGGACGACGACCAGGAGGTCGTCTGCATCGACGGCGACGGCTCGTTCCTGATGACGATGCAGGAACTGTCGGTCGCGGTGCGCGAGGAGTTGGACATCACGGTCGCCGTCCTGAACAACGAGTACATCGGGATGGTCCGACAGTGGCAGGACGCCTTCTTCGAGCGCCGGCGCATGGCCGCCGAGTACAACTGGGTGCCCGAGTTCGACAAACTCGCGGAGGCGTTCGGCGCACGCGGCTGGCGCGTCGACGAGTACGACCAGGTCGCCGACGCCATCGAGGAGGCGGTCGCCTACGACGGTCCCTCGGTGATCGACTTCCACGTCGACCCCGAGACGAACGTCTACCCGATGGTCGCATCTGGCGGCGCGAACGGGCAGTTCGCCCTCACGGAGGACCAGCTATGA
- the ilvN gene encoding acetolactate synthase small subunit: MSSDETPASGGESLDAPRQSDDAPRNGLSGPAPEERPHPTGRRNSQGIRIDPEVEAEPKTRRTVLSTLVDHEPGVLAAVSGLFRRRQFNIESLTVGPTEDDDYARMTIVIEESDPGIEQAKKQLEKLVPVIAVTELDPDAIRRELALIKVDAEHPDKVQAVAEMYDGKAVDACSETVTVEITGSRQKVETAVEAFERFEIREIVRTGTTALERGARETADSTLADD, encoded by the coding sequence ATGAGTAGCGACGAGACACCCGCGAGCGGTGGCGAGTCACTCGACGCACCACGGCAGTCCGACGACGCACCCAGAAACGGCCTGTCGGGACCGGCACCCGAGGAACGACCCCACCCGACCGGCCGGCGAAACAGTCAGGGCATCCGGATCGACCCCGAGGTGGAGGCGGAACCGAAGACCCGCAGAACCGTCCTCTCGACGCTGGTCGACCACGAACCCGGCGTGCTGGCGGCGGTGTCGGGGCTGTTCCGGCGGCGACAGTTCAACATCGAGAGCCTGACCGTCGGGCCGACCGAGGACGACGACTACGCCCGGATGACGATCGTCATCGAGGAGTCGGACCCGGGCATCGAACAGGCGAAGAAGCAACTCGAGAAGCTGGTGCCGGTCATCGCCGTCACGGAACTCGACCCCGACGCGATCCGGCGCGAACTCGCGCTGATCAAGGTCGACGCGGAGCACCCGGACAAGGTGCAAGCGGTCGCGGAGATGTACGACGGGAAGGCGGTCGACGCCTGCTCGGAGACGGTGACGGTCGAGATCACCGGGAGCAGACAGAAGGTCGAGACGGCGGTCGAGGCGTTCGAGCGGTTCGAGATCCGCGAGATCGTCCGGACCGGCACGACCGCACTGGAGCGCGGCGCACGCGAGACGGCGGACAGCACACTGGCAGACGACTGA